In Gossypium hirsutum isolate 1008001.06 chromosome D01, Gossypium_hirsutum_v2.1, whole genome shotgun sequence, the genomic window AGTGTCATCTTTATGAGCTTTAGAGAACCAAGTAGGACAAATAGCTAATGCTTTGAACTCAAGAACACAAGAAACTTTGCCTAGTGATACTGTGAATGCAAGACCACATAGGAAAGAACATTGTAAAGCAATCACTCTTAGAAGTGGCACACAGCTAGATAGATTTTTCAAGAGTGTTGTTGCTGAAACATCGAATTTAGAATCTGATCAAAGCAAAATTCTTGAACAACACAAGAAGAGCACCACAAATGAGAAAACTGGACCAAGTGATGCTAAAGCAAACTTTGATAGCACTGTTGAACACAATATTTGGGCAAAACAATCACTGCAACCTGAAGTTCGCCCACCCCTACCATTTCCCCAACGATTTCAGAATCATGAACAAGACCAACAATTCAGGTGATTCTTGGATGTCCTTAAGCAAATTCacatcaatatacctttggtggaAGCTTTGGAGCAAATTCCCAACTATGTTATATTTATGAAAGACATACTTTCAAGGAAGAGACGATTGAGAGAATTTGAAACAACCGCACTCACTAAAGGGTGCACTA contains:
- the LOC107921486 gene encoding uncharacterized protein, encoding MEKLVSNVSENQVGQIANALNSRTQETLPSDTVNARPHRKEHCKAITLRSGTQLDRFFKSVVAETSNLESDQSKILEQHKKSTTNEKTGPSDAKANFDSTVEHNIWAKQSLQPEVRPPLPFPQRFQNHEQDQQFRKRRLREFETTALTKGCTTMLTNKLPPKLKDLGSFTIPCSIGNQYVGKALCNLGASINLMPLSMFKKLGIGEARPTT